The Erythrobacter aurantius genome includes a window with the following:
- a CDS encoding tetratricopeptide repeat protein yields MKLSNMTPAAIAALFAASMSVAMPVQAQTNPAAERELAVQPLAQGESVRAIAMLKTALEEAPGDPALLINLGIAYAQGGNDAEARASFEAAMASREVIELEMANGATMDSRRLARRALAMLDRGEFQQRAGDSSRLTLRQ; encoded by the coding sequence ATGAAGCTGTCAAACATGACACCCGCCGCAATAGCCGCCCTGTTCGCTGCGTCGATGAGTGTGGCCATGCCTGTTCAGGCGCAAACCAATCCGGCGGCGGAACGCGAACTGGCCGTGCAACCTCTTGCTCAAGGCGAAAGCGTGCGCGCCATCGCCATGCTCAAGACTGCGCTGGAGGAAGCGCCCGGCGATCCGGCGCTCCTGATCAATCTCGGCATCGCCTATGCGCAAGGCGGCAATGATGCCGAAGCGCGGGCAAGCTTCGAAGCGGCGATGGCATCGCGCGAAGTCATCGAACTGGAAATGGCAAATGGCGCCACGATGGATTCGCGTCGGCTCGCGCGCCGCGCGCTCGCGATGCTGGATCGGGGTGAGTTTCAGCAACGGGCTGGTGACTCAAGCCGTCTGACCCTTCGCCAATAG
- a CDS encoding lytic transglycosylase domain-containing protein — MILARASSVGLAVCLAFAGTVAQADVMELDESGARWVAGGSSVLVGAAAPAGPENVQVDLDAMIIPDAIIANPLAHSAVVPPRYAAKISELAQRFDLSPSLLEALVWQESRWRENAVSHAGARGLAQLMPGTARYLGVNPDDPMQNLEGGARYLREQLDLFDGDLEKALAAYNAGPGRVIRAGGIPNIQETKQYVAAIMGRLASHSRPDAR, encoded by the coding sequence ATGATTCTCGCCCGTGCGAGCAGTGTTGGCTTGGCTGTCTGTCTGGCGTTCGCCGGAACAGTCGCGCAAGCAGACGTCATGGAACTGGACGAAAGCGGCGCCCGCTGGGTTGCCGGGGGTTCATCCGTGCTTGTCGGAGCGGCTGCTCCGGCAGGGCCCGAAAATGTCCAGGTCGATCTTGATGCCATGATCATTCCGGACGCGATCATTGCCAACCCGCTGGCGCACTCCGCCGTTGTGCCGCCGCGCTATGCAGCCAAGATCAGCGAGCTGGCACAGCGGTTCGATCTGAGTCCCAGCCTGCTTGAGGCACTCGTGTGGCAGGAAAGCCGCTGGCGTGAGAATGCGGTTTCGCATGCAGGGGCGCGGGGCCTTGCGCAATTGATGCCCGGCACCGCGCGCTATCTCGGCGTCAATCCCGACGATCCGATGCAGAATCTCGAAGGCGGCGCGCGTTACTTGCGCGAACAGCTCGATCTGTTCGACGGCGATCTCGAAAAGGCGCTTGCCGCCTATAATGCCGGGCCGGGCCGGGTGATCCGCGCAGGCGGTATTCCGAACATTCAAGAGACCAAGCAATATGTAGCGGCGATCATGGGGCGGCTCGCCAGCCATTCCCGGCCGGATGCACGCTAG
- a CDS encoding TonB-dependent receptor domain-containing protein produces MSTGKRLAGLLLLTTSLTFPAVLHAQDTAQPAPQQDELAQDVESVEEDDYQEPEISVPGGSGIIVTGRRNRNPERSSTQVLNVLSEADIARTGEGDIAGALGRVTGLSVVGDGRVFVRGLGDRYSLALLNGLPLPSPEPLSRVVPLDIFPTNVIASSLVQKTYSANYPGEFGGGVINLTTKAVPVEDFLSVSFSMGGDTETTFENGLTYFGSNWDSFGFDNGNRDILSNLQAFFDSGERIGNVPISVSEGIAGQLFPLNLVTLQKVDNQRPNFSGSITGGASFELGEDTYLGVIATASIKNSLRNRSVLSQRGSNDLSEVFEQTETFITDESVLVNGLLGLGLDFGPHTVRWTNLYIRDTLKTARLSEGFDIFPGETGFDFQNQQTAWFERQLMDSQLVAELDFDRFSVDLRGGYARTDREAPFNTTFSYTRTNLSGNPFGDFFVAYFNQLSDAGITTVSFDDLTEKLWFGGVDLGYELTDTFEVTVGYAYSDTDRRSESREFRPFIAPDASNPDLGSLDENAAIALGLRRPGDIINGATLAGFNVTLTEATPFPVFDAALEVNAGYGLFRWLPTGNLTLEAGVRYEDATQAVNLDQTIFNTPIAGATPTFIANDYFLPSGTVTWEPIDDLQLRLSASQTIARPQFRELVEQRYFDPESNRLFQGNPLLQDSELLNIEARAEYYLGGSDRVSLAGFYKKIDNPIESTFNVASGQVFTSFANAPSAQLYGFELDAVYGIDLYNLGGSFFETKQLLFIANYTFTQSELSVGAGDISPVPGNANQLASLIFDDGAPLVGQSDHIANFSFGIEDTEKVQQLTVLLNYASERVTQRAGAQPDFIEDPGLTVDIVARTDLKLGVPLELSFEARNIFGRDNFEFQELGANRIEFNTFQVGTSFSLGVTAKF; encoded by the coding sequence ATGTCGACCGGCAAGCGCCTGGCAGGCCTGCTGCTTCTCACCACGTCGCTCACCTTCCCCGCCGTCCTGCACGCGCAGGATACGGCGCAGCCCGCCCCGCAGCAGGACGAGCTGGCTCAGGACGTCGAAAGCGTCGAGGAAGACGATTATCAGGAGCCGGAAATCTCGGTGCCCGGCGGCTCCGGGATCATCGTCACCGGGCGGCGCAACCGCAATCCGGAGCGTTCGTCCACGCAGGTGCTGAACGTCCTTTCCGAAGCGGACATCGCTCGTACCGGCGAAGGTGACATTGCCGGCGCGCTGGGCCGCGTGACCGGCCTTTCGGTGGTCGGCGACGGACGCGTGTTCGTGCGCGGCCTCGGTGATCGCTACTCGCTCGCGCTGCTGAACGGCCTTCCCTTGCCCAGCCCCGAACCGCTGAGCCGCGTCGTTCCGCTCGACATTTTCCCGACCAACGTGATCGCCTCGTCGCTGGTGCAGAAGACCTATTCGGCCAACTACCCCGGCGAATTCGGCGGCGGCGTGATCAACCTCACGACCAAGGCCGTTCCGGTTGAGGATTTCCTCTCGGTCAGCTTCTCGATGGGCGGCGATACCGAGACGACCTTTGAAAACGGCCTGACCTATTTCGGTTCCAACTGGGATTCCTTCGGTTTCGACAACGGCAACCGTGATATCCTGTCGAACCTGCAGGCATTCTTCGACAGCGGCGAACGCATCGGCAACGTCCCGATCTCTGTCTCTGAAGGCATTGCCGGGCAGCTATTCCCGCTCAATCTCGTCACCTTGCAAAAGGTCGACAACCAGCGCCCCAATTTTTCCGGATCGATCACCGGCGGGGCCTCGTTCGAATTGGGCGAAGACACCTATCTCGGCGTGATCGCCACCGCCTCGATCAAGAACAGCCTGCGCAACCGCAGCGTTTTGAGCCAGCGTGGCAGCAATGATTTGTCCGAGGTGTTCGAACAAACCGAAACCTTCATCACTGATGAAAGCGTGCTGGTGAACGGCCTGCTGGGCCTCGGCCTCGATTTCGGCCCGCACACGGTGCGCTGGACCAATCTCTACATCCGTGACACGCTCAAAACCGCGCGTCTTTCCGAAGGGTTCGACATCTTCCCCGGCGAAACCGGGTTCGATTTCCAGAACCAGCAGACCGCATGGTTCGAGCGTCAGCTGATGGACTCGCAACTGGTCGCGGAACTGGATTTTGACCGGTTCAGCGTCGATCTGCGCGGCGGATACGCCCGCACCGATCGTGAAGCTCCGTTCAACACCACCTTCAGCTACACCCGCACCAACCTTTCGGGTAACCCGTTCGGCGACTTCTTCGTTGCGTATTTCAACCAGCTTTCGGACGCAGGCATCACCACCGTCTCGTTTGATGACCTGACGGAGAAGCTGTGGTTCGGCGGCGTCGATCTCGGCTACGAATTGACCGACACTTTCGAAGTCACCGTGGGCTATGCCTATTCGGACACCGATCGCCGCTCGGAAAGCCGCGAATTCCGTCCGTTCATCGCGCCCGATGCCAGCAATCCGGATCTCGGCTCGCTTGACGAAAACGCCGCTATTGCGCTGGGTCTGCGGCGTCCGGGCGACATCATCAACGGGGCCACCCTTGCGGGCTTCAACGTCACCCTTACCGAAGCGACGCCCTTCCCGGTGTTTGACGCGGCCTTGGAAGTCAACGCGGGCTATGGCCTCTTCCGCTGGCTGCCGACCGGCAACCTCACGCTGGAAGCAGGCGTGCGTTATGAAGACGCGACGCAGGCGGTGAACCTCGACCAGACGATCTTCAACACGCCGATCGCCGGGGCCACGCCGACTTTCATCGCCAACGACTACTTCCTGCCGAGCGGCACCGTCACCTGGGAGCCGATCGACGACCTGCAACTGCGCCTTTCGGCCTCGCAGACGATCGCCCGCCCCCAGTTCCGCGAGCTGGTCGAACAGCGTTACTTCGATCCCGAAAGCAACCGCCTGTTCCAGGGCAACCCGCTGCTGCAGGACAGCGAACTGCTGAACATCGAAGCCCGCGCCGAATATTATCTCGGCGGGTCGGATCGCGTCAGCCTTGCCGGCTTCTACAAGAAGATCGACAACCCGATCGAAAGCACGTTCAACGTCGCATCGGGGCAGGTCTTCACCAGCTTCGCCAACGCCCCTTCGGCACAGCTTTACGGTTTCGAGCTTGATGCGGTTTACGGCATCGATCTCTACAACCTTGGCGGCAGCTTCTTCGAAACGAAGCAGTTGCTGTTCATTGCCAACTACACCTTCACCCAATCCGAACTCTCGGTCGGCGCGGGTGACATTTCGCCCGTTCCGGGCAATGCCAACCAGCTTGCCAGCCTCATCTTCGACGATGGCGCGCCGCTGGTGGGCCAGTCGGATCACATCGCCAACTTCTCGTTCGGCATCGAGGATACCGAGAAGGTCCAGCAGCTGACCGTCCTGCTCAACTACGCCAGCGAACGCGTGACCCAGCGTGCGGGGGCTCAGCCGGACTTCATCGAAGATCCGGGCCTGACGGTCGACATCGTTGCCCGCACTGATTTGAAGCTCGGCGTGCCGCTGGAACTGAGCTTTGAAGCGCGCAATATCTTTGGCCGCGACAATTTCGAGTTCCAGGAGCTTGGCGCGAACCGGATCGAGTTCAACACCTTCCAGGTCGGCACGTCATTCTCGCTGGGAGTGACTGCCAAGTTCTGA
- a CDS encoding response regulator transcription factor encodes MDVINIFLTSELGETLEDFIHDGKRFTFDRMGPDGPLRLVDGPVWVFVDWVMDDLAGLEMCRRLRADPRTSEAHVTMVLEEDDVEDRRRALKAGADDYMVGPLARNAVLDRVLALQSRHAERHAVQRVDMGPLVIDMAALQARWNDEPIMLRPNEFRLLRFLAENPNRVLSREDMIQGLGKREPPIDERTVDVWVGRLRRALKAAGAGNPLRTVRSMGYVFDLP; translated from the coding sequence ATGGACGTCATCAACATCTTCCTTACCAGCGAGCTTGGCGAAACGCTCGAAGACTTCATCCACGACGGGAAGCGATTCACCTTCGACAGGATGGGGCCGGATGGCCCGCTCCGTCTGGTGGATGGCCCGGTGTGGGTGTTTGTCGATTGGGTGATGGACGATCTGGCGGGGCTCGAAATGTGCCGCCGCCTGCGCGCCGACCCGCGCACCAGCGAAGCGCATGTGACGATGGTGCTGGAGGAAGACGACGTCGAGGATCGCCGCCGCGCGCTGAAGGCCGGGGCGGACGATTACATGGTCGGGCCGCTGGCGCGCAACGCGGTGCTCGACAGGGTGCTGGCGCTGCAATCGCGCCACGCCGAACGACACGCGGTGCAGCGGGTCGACATGGGTCCGCTGGTGATCGACATGGCTGCACTACAGGCGCGCTGGAACGACGAACCGATCATGCTGCGGCCCAATGAGTTCCGGCTGCTGCGCTTCCTCGCGGAAAACCCCAACCGCGTGCTCAGCCGCGAGGACATGATTCAGGGACTGGGCAAGCGCGAGCCGCCGATTGACGAACGCACCGTCGATGTCTGGGTAGGACGTCTGCGCCGCGCCTTGAAGGCGGCCGGAGCAGGCAATCCGCTGCGCACCGTGCGATCGATGGGCTACGTCTTCGACCTGCCCTGA
- a CDS encoding aldo/keto reductase: protein MKFTRLGNSGLSVSRLCLGCMSYGDTTKGWHGDWLLDEEASRPFFRQALEAGINFFDTANGYSGGASEEITGKLLNQMARRDEIVVATKAFIPWRNAPNTGGLSRKSLMQAIDDSLTRLGMDYVDLFQIHRWDDATPIEETMEALHDIVKAGKARYIGASSMYAWQFAKAQEVARSNGWTRFISMQNQLNLIYREEEREMLPLCVDQGVGVIPWSPLARGRLARPLGEETVRSKTDGFGKVIYPEDEADNAVIAALDTLARQRGEAMASIALAWHFTKPAVAAPIIGATKPSHIEAAVAALDLKLSAEEIAMIEAPYRPKWPTAMAMALPGMDQVSVLD from the coding sequence ATGAAATTCACCCGTCTCGGCAATTCCGGCCTCTCCGTCTCGCGCCTGTGTCTGGGCTGCATGAGCTATGGCGATACGACCAAGGGCTGGCACGGCGACTGGCTGCTGGATGAAGAGGCGAGTCGCCCGTTCTTTCGGCAGGCGCTGGAGGCGGGGATCAACTTCTTCGACACCGCCAACGGCTATTCGGGCGGCGCGTCGGAAGAGATCACCGGCAAGCTGTTGAACCAGATGGCGCGGCGCGACGAGATCGTGGTGGCGACCAAGGCCTTCATTCCGTGGCGCAATGCCCCCAACACCGGCGGGCTTTCACGCAAGTCGCTGATGCAGGCGATTGACGACAGCCTGACGCGGCTGGGCATGGATTATGTCGACCTGTTCCAGATCCACCGCTGGGACGATGCGACCCCGATCGAGGAAACGATGGAGGCGCTGCACGACATCGTGAAGGCGGGGAAGGCGCGCTATATCGGCGCATCGTCGATGTATGCTTGGCAGTTTGCCAAGGCGCAGGAAGTGGCGCGCAGCAATGGCTGGACGCGGTTCATTTCGATGCAGAACCAGCTCAACCTGATCTACCGCGAAGAAGAACGCGAGATGCTGCCGCTGTGCGTCGATCAGGGGGTCGGCGTGATCCCGTGGAGCCCGCTGGCGCGCGGGCGGCTGGCGCGGCCTCTGGGTGAAGAGACGGTGCGCAGCAAGACCGACGGTTTCGGCAAGGTGATCTATCCCGAGGACGAGGCCGACAATGCCGTGATCGCCGCGCTTGATACGCTGGCGCGGCAGCGCGGGGAGGCGATGGCGAGCATCGCGCTGGCATGGCATTTCACCAAGCCGGCGGTCGCGGCGCCGATCATCGGGGCGACCAAGCCGTCGCATATCGAGGCGGCGGTGGCGGCGCTCGATCTGAAGCTTTCGGCGGAGGAAATCGCAATGATCGAGGCACCTTACCGTCCCAAATGGCCCACCGCCATGGCGATGGCCTTGCCGGGCATGGATCAGGTGAGCGTGCTGGATTGA
- a CDS encoding VirB4 family type IV secretion/conjugal transfer ATPase: protein MVKWIGPAAWSAKEARVGDRLPYERLIDESTVLLRDGSVMSAIQVPGLLFETEDSDALNAHAATREVVLRSTLDARFVLYHHVIRRRVEVELDAEFPDPLSRHIDARWKQRLAGGSLFINDQFVTLIRRPARGKTGLPERIGKFFSRQGKDELEADPKDLRSLKAAVTGLTASLSAYGAAVLGDYAAPGGKGGTNSEMLELLSALYNGEMRPVRRPSPETDIGHMLPYRRASFGLDAMELKGSGQPDFSAILGLKDYPEATSPGLLDGLLRLPFEMIVTESYAPNERTTAKERIDLALRRSRSVDEEAAAERADMMAARDALGNGAVGFGDHHLTVLVREATLDRLDDASAACAAALADSGAIAVREDVNLEPAFWAQFPGNEEYIVRRAMISSANMASFGSFHGFALGQASGNHWGDAVTLLETTSATPFFFNFHHGDLGNFSVIGPSGSGKTVVMNFLAAQAQKFKPRTILFDKDRGAELFIRGIGGRYDRINPGQPTGFNPLALPDSPANRAFLRDWLGVLLKAEGPEEYATISAAVDATYANDPSLRRLRHFKELLAGARRPEPGDLADRLGAWIGSAGGDGGEHSWLFDNERDALDLDARVLGFDMTQLLENPRLRTPTMMYLFHRIDERLDGEPTMILIDEGWKALDDEVFAARIRDWLKTLRKRNALVGFATQSARDALESRISTALVEQTATMVFMPNSRARPEDYCDGFGLTEHEFALIRSLPAHSRCFLVRQPDASVVVRLDLSGAPEVLTILSGREAAVRRLDLLREAVGDEPSAWYPALTNRAWPDGVSDVDEDGIPVWQAAE from the coding sequence ATGGTGAAATGGATCGGACCTGCTGCATGGAGCGCCAAGGAGGCGCGCGTCGGCGATCGCCTGCCGTATGAGCGGCTGATCGACGAAAGCACCGTGCTGCTGCGTGACGGATCGGTGATGAGCGCGATCCAGGTGCCCGGCCTGCTGTTCGAAACCGAGGATTCCGACGCGCTCAATGCCCATGCAGCGACGCGCGAAGTGGTGCTGCGTTCGACGCTGGATGCACGGTTCGTGCTTTATCATCACGTCATCCGTCGCCGGGTCGAGGTGGAGCTTGACGCCGAATTTCCCGATCCGCTTTCGCGCCACATCGATGCGCGCTGGAAACAGCGACTTGCGGGCGGATCGCTGTTCATCAACGACCAGTTCGTCACCCTCATCCGCCGTCCGGCGCGCGGCAAAACGGGCTTGCCTGAACGGATCGGCAAGTTCTTTTCACGGCAGGGCAAGGATGAGCTTGAAGCCGATCCCAAGGATCTGCGCAGCCTGAAAGCTGCGGTGACGGGACTTACCGCGTCCCTTTCCGCCTATGGCGCGGCGGTGCTGGGCGACTATGCGGCACCCGGAGGCAAGGGCGGGACCAATTCGGAAATGCTCGAATTGCTCTCGGCGCTTTACAATGGCGAGATGCGCCCTGTGCGGCGTCCATCGCCCGAAACCGATATCGGCCACATGCTGCCGTATCGGCGGGCCAGTTTCGGTCTCGATGCGATGGAACTGAAGGGATCGGGCCAGCCTGACTTCTCGGCCATCCTGGGATTGAAGGATTATCCCGAGGCAACCTCTCCGGGTCTGCTCGATGGCTTGCTGCGCCTGCCGTTCGAAATGATCGTCACCGAAAGCTATGCGCCCAATGAAAGGACGACGGCAAAGGAGCGGATCGACTTGGCGCTGCGGCGTTCGCGTTCGGTCGACGAAGAGGCAGCGGCAGAGCGCGCCGACATGATGGCTGCGCGTGATGCGCTGGGCAATGGGGCTGTCGGCTTTGGTGATCATCACCTGACCGTGCTGGTGCGCGAAGCCACACTTGATCGGCTCGATGATGCAAGCGCGGCTTGTGCCGCCGCCCTTGCTGATAGCGGCGCCATAGCGGTGCGCGAGGACGTGAACCTTGAACCCGCGTTCTGGGCACAATTTCCCGGCAATGAAGAATACATCGTGCGCCGCGCGATGATCTCGTCCGCCAACATGGCGAGCTTTGGCAGCTTCCACGGCTTCGCGCTGGGACAGGCGAGCGGTAATCACTGGGGCGATGCGGTGACGCTGCTGGAAACCACTAGCGCGACACCGTTCTTCTTCAATTTCCACCACGGCGACCTCGGCAACTTCTCCGTCATCGGCCCGTCGGGTTCGGGCAAGACCGTGGTGATGAATTTCCTCGCCGCGCAGGCGCAGAAGTTCAAGCCGCGCACGATCCTGTTCGACAAGGATCGCGGGGCTGAGCTGTTCATTCGCGGCATCGGCGGGCGTTATGACCGGATCAATCCGGGGCAGCCGACCGGTTTCAACCCGCTCGCCCTGCCTGATAGCCCGGCGAACCGCGCGTTTCTGCGCGACTGGCTCGGTGTGCTGCTAAAGGCCGAGGGGCCGGAGGAATACGCGACAATCAGCGCGGCGGTCGATGCGACCTATGCGAATGATCCGTCGCTGCGGCGACTGCGCCATTTCAAGGAACTGCTAGCCGGTGCGCGCCGGCCCGAACCTGGCGATCTTGCCGACAGGCTGGGCGCTTGGATCGGCTCTGCCGGTGGTGATGGCGGCGAGCATTCGTGGTTGTTCGACAACGAGCGCGATGCGCTGGACCTCGACGCCCGCGTTCTGGGTTTCGACATGACGCAATTGCTCGAAAACCCGCGCCTGCGCACGCCGACGATGATGTATCTGTTCCACCGTATCGATGAACGGCTGGACGGTGAACCGACCATGATCCTCATCGACGAGGGCTGGAAGGCGCTCGATGACGAGGTATTTGCAGCCCGCATCCGTGACTGGCTCAAGACCCTGCGCAAACGCAACGCGCTGGTGGGCTTTGCCACGCAGAGCGCCCGCGATGCTCTGGAAAGCCGCATTTCGACGGCGCTGGTGGAACAGACCGCGACGATGGTGTTCATGCCGAACAGCCGCGCCCGGCCAGAGGATTATTGCGACGGTTTCGGTCTGACCGAACACGAATTCGCGCTGATCCGCTCACTCCCGGCACACAGCCGCTGCTTCCTTGTGCGTCAGCCCGATGCAAGCGTGGTGGTGCGGCTCGATCTGTCGGGTGCGCCGGAAGTGCTGACGATCCTTTCCGGACGGGAGGCCGCCGTGCGTCGCCTCGATCTCCTGCGCGAAGCCGTGGGTGACGAACCCAGCGCGTGGTATCCTGCGCTCACCAACCGCGCGTGGCCCGACGGGGTCAGCGATGTGGATGAGGATGGCATTCCCGTCTGGCAGGCGGCGGAATGA
- a CDS encoding SDR family NAD(P)-dependent oxidoreductase has product MNTPLDFSGKLVLVIGGSSGIGNGIAQGFRAHGAAVIVTGTRPDEGDYLEAEDSDLRGLTYHRLDVTDRDAADALAAEIGAVDVLVQSQGVVRYKRAEFTREGWDAVVDVNLNSVMDVARAFHQGLAERGGNMIVVSSVAAFKSTIGTPAYAASKAGAASLVKTLGEAWARDGLRVNGIAPGLVPTKLTAVTTDHPERREASLRAIPLGRMGTPEDMAGAALFLASPLASYMTGQTLVVDGGLTLS; this is encoded by the coding sequence TTGAACACGCCCCTCGATTTCAGCGGAAAGCTCGTGCTCGTCATCGGCGGGTCGAGCGGGATCGGCAATGGCATTGCCCAAGGGTTTCGCGCGCATGGGGCGGCAGTGATCGTCACCGGCACGCGGCCCGACGAAGGGGACTATCTGGAGGCCGAGGACAGCGATCTTCGCGGGCTGACCTATCACCGGCTCGACGTGACGGATCGCGACGCGGCGGATGCGCTGGCGGCGGAAATCGGTGCGGTCGATGTACTGGTGCAGTCGCAGGGGGTGGTTCGTTACAAACGGGCCGAATTCACCCGCGAAGGCTGGGATGCGGTTGTCGATGTGAACCTCAATTCGGTGATGGATGTGGCGCGGGCCTTTCACCAAGGGTTGGCAGAGCGCGGCGGCAACATGATCGTGGTGTCTTCCGTTGCGGCGTTCAAATCGACCATCGGCACGCCCGCCTATGCCGCGTCGAAAGCGGGCGCGGCGAGCCTCGTGAAGACATTGGGCGAAGCCTGGGCGAGGGACGGTTTGCGCGTGAACGGCATCGCGCCGGGGCTGGTCCCGACCAAGCTGACCGCCGTGACCACCGACCATCCCGAACGGCGCGAGGCAAGCCTGCGCGCGATCCCGCTGGGGCGGATGGGCACGCCGGAGGACATGGCCGGGGCGGCGTTGTTCCTCGCTTCTCCGCTGGCATCCTACATGACCGGGCAGACGCTGGTGGTGGACGGCGGGCTGACGCTTTCGTGA
- a CDS encoding TrbC/VirB2 family protein produces the protein MTSTFRFPARAMAMFAALAAPSAALAQSTNQGGDPITSALLWMQSILLGPIATALAVMAVAGVGFMMLTGRMNWRYGATVIIGVFIIFGAPRLVATISGGAV, from the coding sequence ATGACATCGACTTTTCGCTTTCCGGCTCGCGCCATGGCCATGTTCGCGGCTCTCGCAGCACCAAGCGCGGCTTTGGCCCAGAGCACCAATCAGGGCGGTGATCCGATCACCAGCGCATTGCTGTGGATGCAGAGCATATTGCTCGGCCCGATTGCGACCGCTCTCGCGGTGATGGCCGTGGCCGGGGTGGGCTTCATGATGCTGACCGGCCGGATGAACTGGCGCTATGGTGCGACCGTTATCATCGGCGTCTTCATCATCTTTGGCGCGCCGCGGCTGGTGGCGACCATTTCCGGCGGGGCGGTGTAG
- a CDS encoding surface-adhesin E family protein, with protein MKAFSALGIVSALLLSSQTASAEEVYAVSPTGQPEALFANEPEEVLASLSELCRVNEGNVVEREKFSITCEFEIYGDDPLTGVLNIVTLSESPRAYFRFDLNTVDGGTMATASGWAGTVSLGRESRVAYEDARFQNNVTNFMLNAGGQYTPGTTFPNHALLGLRLEPVEQPRRGYVVREVVPGGQGDQAQLALEDVITRIAGERVREPQDLLPALEEAAEERSFTVEFYRGSERRSVTVETVFRDPIPGAPLGNLSPTVGEGEPQSIELDEPDGTSVTDSIAELERLADLRDRGVLSEAEFTQMKARILANDPPAEGAPATSPTWVLVNSNGGGWDQYVDRRSIRMISNGYKQAWVRNDFGRPNRHGDTSRRNLSEFDCAMGRFRHLESVYYQGEEVTTQDDPSSEWITASRIGIGSERTLTYVCEGRLAE; from the coding sequence ATGAAGGCCTTCTCAGCACTCGGCATCGTCAGCGCCCTTCTTTTGTCTAGCCAGACAGCCTCAGCAGAAGAAGTTTATGCTGTTTCGCCAACCGGACAGCCAGAAGCACTTTTCGCGAATGAACCTGAAGAGGTGCTCGCCAGCTTGAGCGAGCTTTGCCGAGTCAATGAAGGCAATGTCGTCGAGCGGGAGAAGTTCAGCATCACATGTGAGTTTGAAATCTACGGAGACGATCCGCTCACGGGCGTCCTCAACATCGTGACTTTGTCAGAATCCCCGAGAGCCTATTTCAGATTTGACCTAAACACCGTAGATGGGGGGACAATGGCGACCGCCTCGGGGTGGGCTGGAACGGTTTCTCTCGGGAGAGAAAGCCGTGTCGCCTATGAAGACGCACGTTTTCAGAATAATGTGACAAACTTCATGTTGAATGCCGGAGGGCAATACACCCCTGGAACCACCTTCCCGAACCATGCTCTTCTCGGTCTTAGACTGGAGCCAGTCGAACAGCCACGAAGAGGCTACGTAGTCCGTGAGGTGGTCCCGGGTGGTCAAGGAGATCAAGCCCAACTCGCTTTGGAAGACGTGATCACTCGTATCGCTGGCGAACGGGTAAGAGAGCCGCAAGACCTCTTGCCCGCGCTAGAAGAGGCGGCGGAGGAACGAAGCTTTACTGTTGAGTTTTATCGAGGTTCCGAACGTCGCTCTGTCACAGTCGAGACGGTATTCAGGGACCCTATTCCGGGAGCCCCCCTTGGAAATCTGTCGCCAACAGTTGGCGAAGGCGAACCCCAATCGATAGAACTTGACGAGCCAGACGGAACTTCAGTGACAGATAGCATCGCTGAACTGGAAAGGCTTGCCGATCTACGGGATCGCGGCGTGTTGTCGGAAGCGGAATTCACGCAAATGAAAGCGCGGATCCTCGCGAATGATCCTCCCGCCGAAGGCGCCCCAGCAACATCACCTACTTGGGTTCTGGTTAACAGTAACGGTGGAGGCTGGGATCAATACGTCGACCGCCGGTCAATCCGCATGATATCCAATGGCTATAAGCAAGCCTGGGTACGAAACGACTTCGGCAGGCCAAACAGGCATGGGGACACCAGCAGAAGGAACCTCTCAGAATTCGACTGCGCCATGGGACGATTTCGCCACCTTGAATCAGTCTACTACCAAGGGGAGGAGGTCACGACGCAAGATGATCCTTCTTCGGAATGGATAACTGCCTCCCGTATCGGGATTGGGTCCGAAAGAACACTGACCTACGTGTGCGAAGGGAGGCTGGCTGAGTAG
- a CDS encoding type IV secretion system protein VirB3, which translates to MSDLVRHPVHRTLTRPQMFMGVTMNFFIINMMVTTIAFLILNSFWIIPVPFVMHGIGYFASLREPRIFDLWVTKVSKCPRVPNYKRWGCNSYAP; encoded by the coding sequence ATGAGCGATCTCGTCCGCCATCCTGTGCACCGCACGCTGACTCGCCCGCAGATGTTCATGGGCGTGACGATGAATTTCTTCATCATCAACATGATGGTGACGACGATCGCGTTTCTGATCCTCAACAGTTTCTGGATCATTCCGGTTCCGTTCGTAATGCATGGGATCGGCTATTTTGCGTCGCTGCGCGAACCGCGCATTTTCGACCTGTGGGTGACGAAAGTGTCCAAGTGCCCGCGCGTACCCAATTACAAGCGCTGGGGCTGCAACAGCTACGCGCCTTAG